In one window of Desulforhabdus amnigena DNA:
- a CDS encoding Rid family detoxifying hydrolase, protein MSCEVIQTDQAPAAIGPYSQGIKAGGWLFVSGQIALKPGSVELVSEDFADQARQALNNMQNILKAAGYGLSDVAAVDVFVTDMGQFSVFNTIYEEYFSNHKPARAVVEVRGLPKGAKVEVKCTAFRSF, encoded by the coding sequence ATGAGTTGCGAAGTCATTCAAACGGATCAGGCTCCAGCTGCCATCGGGCCTTATTCTCAGGGGATTAAAGCGGGCGGTTGGCTTTTCGTGAGTGGACAGATAGCGTTGAAGCCCGGAAGCGTGGAACTGGTGAGCGAGGACTTTGCCGACCAGGCAAGACAGGCCTTGAATAATATGCAGAATATACTCAAGGCGGCGGGATACGGATTGTCCGACGTGGCGGCCGTTGATGTTTTTGTGACGGATATGGGTCAGTTTTCGGTATTCAACACCATCTACGAAGAATATTTTTCGAACCACAAACCCGCCCGCGCAGTGGTGGAAGTGCGAGGACTGCCGAAAGGCGCAAAGGTGGAGGTCAAGTGCACGGCGTTTCGGTCCTTCTAG
- a CDS encoding glycosyltransferase family 4 protein: MKTDVKPLGMILKGYPRISETFISREILLLESLGIPIKIFSLRQPRETFSHDHVREIKAPVSYMPEYVFPHWKTLLKSNGMAWMRLGKHYTRCLGSAILRAFERRKPATLRHFLQAGHLAATQLLDSSVAHLHAHFCHTPTSVALFASELTGLPFSFTAHAKDIYTSEPEQLARKIQKAKFVVTCTQYNARYLKGLMNGTETPIHTIYHGIDLEFFEFSSRTRPAPPYRILSVGRLVAKKGYDDLLKALKILEEEGLDFQFVHIGSGDIEPNIRKTIRELGLSHRVQLLGTLPHDLVLAHYKKAHLFALACKVAENGDRDGIPNVLVEAMAVGLPVVTTRVSAIPELVENGVTGTLVESNNPKAMAEAIRRNLLHPEKCDALIPRARERVEELFDNRRCVMQLHSLFKEALGDA, encoded by the coding sequence TTGAAAACGGACGTGAAACCCCTGGGGATGATCCTCAAAGGTTATCCCCGCATCTCCGAGACTTTCATCAGCAGGGAAATCCTCCTCCTGGAATCCCTGGGCATCCCCATAAAAATATTCTCCCTGAGGCAACCAAGGGAAACTTTTTCACACGATCATGTCAGGGAAATCAAAGCCCCGGTGAGTTATATGCCGGAATACGTGTTTCCTCACTGGAAAACGCTCCTGAAAAGCAATGGAATGGCATGGATGCGGCTGGGAAAGCACTACACACGATGTTTGGGCAGTGCAATCCTGAGAGCCTTCGAGAGGCGCAAGCCTGCGACCCTGCGCCACTTCCTGCAGGCTGGGCATCTTGCGGCCACGCAACTTCTGGATTCCTCCGTGGCGCATCTTCATGCCCACTTCTGCCACACTCCGACATCCGTGGCTCTCTTTGCGTCGGAACTCACAGGACTGCCCTTCAGTTTCACGGCTCACGCCAAAGACATCTACACTTCGGAACCCGAACAACTCGCCAGAAAAATTCAGAAAGCCAAGTTCGTCGTCACCTGCACACAGTACAATGCCCGTTATTTGAAAGGGCTGATGAACGGAACCGAAACTCCCATTCATACCATTTATCATGGGATCGACCTGGAATTTTTCGAGTTTTCCTCCCGCACACGCCCCGCTCCCCCCTACCGGATTCTTTCCGTCGGACGGCTGGTCGCAAAAAAAGGCTACGATGACCTGCTCAAGGCACTGAAAATCCTCGAAGAGGAAGGGCTCGATTTCCAGTTTGTGCACATCGGCAGCGGAGATATCGAACCCAACATCCGGAAGACCATTCGGGAGCTGGGATTGAGCCACAGGGTACAGCTCCTGGGAACACTCCCCCACGACCTTGTGCTCGCTCATTACAAAAAAGCTCATCTTTTCGCCCTTGCGTGCAAAGTGGCCGAAAACGGAGACCGCGACGGAATACCCAATGTGCTGGTGGAAGCCATGGCTGTCGGTCTTCCCGTGGTCACGACCCGGGTCTCGGCCATCCCCGAACTGGTGGAAAACGGGGTCACCGGCACCCTGGTGGAATCCAACAATCCGAAGGCCATGGCTGAAGCCATTCGACGGAACCTGCTTCATCCCGAGAAGTGTGACGCTCTCATTCCCCGGGCGAGGGAGCGGGTGGAAGAGCTCTTCGACAACCGCCGCTGCGTGATGCAGCTCCATTCTCTTTTCAAGGAAGCCCTCGGCGACGCGTGA
- a CDS encoding ABC transporter substrate-binding protein, translating to MAVNVMSCLAEEKTYINGIDANFPPFAFVDKEGNPDGFDVAVINWIAKDMGFKVKHQPMDWDGIIPSLKAKKIDMIASGMSITEARKKEVNFTLPYWKISQVLVAKADSDLTPETAMSEGKKIGVQRGTTEAKWIEENLIKGQGKKFELVYYDSAPLAIEDVINGRIVAAAMDDAPAQDAVKKKPVKILGGFGMPEEEFGYAVRKEDTELLNTLNEGLKKIMASPEWESLQVKYELKK from the coding sequence ATGGCTGTGAATGTGATGTCTTGCCTGGCTGAGGAAAAAACCTACATCAATGGGATCGACGCGAATTTTCCCCCGTTTGCATTCGTGGACAAAGAGGGAAATCCTGACGGGTTCGATGTGGCTGTCATCAATTGGATCGCCAAGGACATGGGATTCAAAGTCAAGCATCAGCCCATGGACTGGGACGGGATCATTCCAAGTCTCAAAGCCAAGAAGATCGATATGATCGCCTCCGGCATGAGCATCACCGAAGCGCGCAAGAAAGAAGTCAATTTCACTCTTCCTTATTGGAAGATCTCTCAGGTGCTGGTCGCCAAGGCGGATTCCGATCTGACACCTGAAACCGCCATGAGTGAAGGAAAAAAGATCGGCGTTCAGCGAGGGACTACGGAAGCCAAGTGGATTGAAGAAAACCTGATCAAGGGTCAGGGAAAGAAATTTGAGCTGGTCTATTATGATTCTGCTCCTCTTGCCATTGAAGACGTGATCAACGGCCGTATCGTTGCCGCCGCCATGGACGATGCTCCGGCGCAGGATGCTGTCAAGAAGAAACCTGTGAAGATCCTCGGCGGTTTCGGCATGCCGGAGGAGGAATTCGGATATGCCGTGCGCAAGGAAGATACCGAACTGCTGAATACCCTCAATGAGGGGCTGAAAAAGATCATGGCTTCTCCCGAGTGGGAAAGCCTGCAGGTAAAATATGAATTGAAGAAGTAG
- a CDS encoding amino acid ABC transporter permease, with amino-acid sequence MEELQFLQSEVLPSLLRGLKVSIALILPSAFFGVCIGVWAGATRVYGNRLFKTLANAYVALFRGTPLVVQLFFWYFGLPHVGIYLSPFVASVVGFSLCSGAYQSEYVRGALLSIKRGQLLAAQALGFTKWKMLKSIILPQALRRALPGCGNEIIYLIKYSSLAYMVTCIEMTGEAKILASHYFKYTEVFLTVGAFYLALVSLASWLLHRLEGHLSLPGFEHHRN; translated from the coding sequence ATGGAAGAACTGCAGTTTCTTCAATCCGAAGTTTTGCCATCCCTGCTGAGAGGGCTCAAGGTCAGCATTGCGCTGATCCTTCCCTCGGCTTTCTTTGGGGTTTGCATCGGCGTTTGGGCCGGTGCGACGCGAGTCTATGGGAATCGCCTTTTCAAAACACTGGCCAATGCCTATGTGGCTCTCTTCCGCGGGACCCCTTTGGTCGTTCAGCTTTTCTTCTGGTATTTCGGTCTTCCGCACGTGGGAATCTATCTTTCGCCCTTTGTCGCTTCAGTGGTTGGCTTTTCTCTGTGCAGCGGCGCCTATCAATCCGAGTATGTTCGGGGGGCATTGCTTTCCATCAAGAGAGGCCAGCTGCTTGCAGCGCAGGCGCTCGGCTTTACAAAGTGGAAGATGCTGAAGTCCATCATTTTGCCTCAGGCGCTTCGTAGGGCCCTTCCCGGGTGCGGGAACGAAATCATTTATCTCATCAAGTATTCCTCTTTGGCCTATATGGTGACCTGTATCGAAATGACCGGCGAGGCAAAGATCCTTGCTTCCCATTACTTCAAGTACACCGAAGTTTTTCTGACGGTGGGAGCCTTCTATCTCGCCCTCGTTTCCTTGGCGAGCTGGTTGCTGCACCGGCTGGAAGGCCACCTGAGTCTTCCCGGTTTTGAACATCACAGGAATTGA
- a CDS encoding FAD-binding oxidoreductase, with translation MDAVGKDACITDPRKLESFSQDASEFRCTPDLVVEAVSADQVQALLRLANEYRFPVVPRGAGTGLTGGALPFWGGVVLSLARMNRILSIDRENLIAVVQPGVINMDLKRAAQNVGLYYPPDPASLDTCSLGGNAATNAAGPSCVKYGTTRDYVLGLEAVLPSGEKIKAGVQTRKGVVGYDLAHLLVGSEGTLCVITELTLKLIPNPPAIMTLVALFPRLAEAMRAVTAILGRGHIPCAMEFMDRRCLELVGDYMPFDGVQESGAFLLVEVDGVPEVIQREIEIIGEICLEFEAVNVLLAPDSHKRAQMWAVRKEVSLRIEHHFPLYIPEDIVVPMGRIAEFVEGLPRFEELYGMKIYSFGHAGDGNIHLNITGESRDIARRVEEGIADILQRVLAMGGTISGEHGIGMAKNRFLHMELSKESIRIQREIKKVFDPAMILNPGKIF, from the coding sequence ATGGATGCAGTGGGGAAAGATGCCTGTATTACCGATCCCCGTAAACTGGAGAGCTTTTCGCAGGACGCCTCGGAGTTTCGCTGTACCCCCGATCTTGTCGTGGAAGCGGTCTCTGCGGATCAGGTGCAGGCTCTTTTGCGGTTGGCCAATGAATATCGTTTTCCGGTCGTTCCGAGAGGCGCCGGCACGGGACTCACGGGAGGTGCTCTGCCTTTTTGGGGTGGAGTGGTGCTCTCTCTTGCCAGAATGAACCGTATCCTCTCCATCGACAGGGAGAATTTGATCGCCGTGGTACAGCCGGGTGTGATCAATATGGATTTGAAGAGGGCGGCACAGAATGTGGGGCTTTATTATCCACCCGATCCCGCAAGCCTGGATACCTGTTCTCTCGGTGGAAACGCCGCCACCAATGCGGCCGGCCCTTCCTGTGTTAAATACGGGACCACCCGGGACTATGTGCTGGGACTGGAAGCGGTACTGCCTTCCGGGGAGAAAATCAAGGCGGGAGTGCAGACTCGCAAAGGGGTGGTGGGCTACGATCTGGCACATCTTCTGGTGGGGTCGGAAGGAACGTTGTGTGTGATCACCGAACTCACCCTGAAGCTGATTCCCAATCCACCGGCAATCATGACCCTGGTGGCGCTTTTTCCTCGTCTTGCCGAGGCCATGCGTGCGGTTACCGCCATTCTTGGCCGGGGGCACATTCCCTGTGCCATGGAATTCATGGACCGGCGTTGCCTGGAACTCGTAGGTGACTACATGCCTTTTGACGGCGTTCAGGAGTCCGGTGCTTTTCTCCTCGTTGAAGTCGACGGGGTACCCGAGGTCATTCAGAGAGAAATCGAAATCATCGGTGAAATCTGTCTCGAATTTGAAGCCGTCAATGTGCTCCTCGCACCCGATTCTCACAAAAGGGCGCAAATGTGGGCTGTCCGAAAAGAGGTCTCTTTGCGGATCGAACATCATTTTCCACTCTACATTCCGGAAGACATTGTGGTTCCCATGGGGCGCATCGCCGAATTTGTCGAGGGATTGCCCCGTTTTGAAGAGCTTTACGGCATGAAAATTTATTCTTTCGGCCATGCGGGGGACGGCAATATTCATTTGAACATTACCGGCGAAAGTCGGGATATTGCCAGGAGAGTGGAGGAGGGGATCGCCGATATTCTGCAAAGAGTGCTCGCCATGGGGGGGACGATTTCCGGGGAACATGGCATCGGCATGGCGAAGAATCGTTTTCTGCACATGGAACTTTCCAAGGAAAGTATTCGAATCCAAAGAGAAATCAAGAAAGTCTTCGATCCCGCAATGATTTTGAATCCCGGAAAGATTTTCTGA
- a CDS encoding amino acid ABC transporter ATP-binding protein — translation MENEPILRLENIRKTFGHREILKGISLSISKGELKVLIGPSGGGKSTLLQCINFLVMPEEGEIWLEGRKVNRHRKRELYAYRQQVGMIFQDFNLFDHLTALQNVQIALVRVKGMDKKSARERAVAELERVGLGGHIDHYPAQLSGGQKQRVSIARALAMDPKVMLLDEPTSALDPELIGEVLSVIRDLVANGMTMIMATHQIGFSSALATEIIFMEDGLIVEQGPPSKILFSAECARTKEFCSKINELYGEAG, via the coding sequence ATGGAAAACGAACCCATTCTGCGACTTGAAAATATAAGAAAAACTTTCGGTCACCGGGAAATTCTGAAGGGGATTTCCCTTTCCATCTCCAAGGGAGAACTCAAGGTCCTCATCGGACCTTCCGGGGGAGGAAAAAGCACCCTCCTGCAGTGCATCAATTTCCTCGTCATGCCTGAGGAAGGCGAAATTTGGCTGGAAGGGAGAAAGGTGAACCGGCACCGGAAGCGCGAACTTTACGCCTACAGGCAGCAGGTGGGGATGATTTTTCAGGACTTCAATCTCTTCGATCATCTCACGGCGCTGCAGAACGTGCAGATCGCCCTGGTGCGCGTGAAGGGGATGGACAAAAAATCGGCCCGGGAACGGGCTGTCGCGGAATTGGAAAGAGTCGGCCTCGGAGGACACATCGATCATTACCCCGCTCAGCTTTCAGGTGGGCAGAAGCAGCGCGTTTCCATTGCACGGGCTCTTGCCATGGACCCCAAGGTGATGCTTCTCGATGAACCGACCTCCGCTCTCGACCCCGAGTTGATCGGGGAAGTGCTCTCGGTGATCAGGGATCTGGTGGCGAACGGCATGACCATGATCATGGCCACCCATCAGATCGGGTTTTCCAGCGCTCTGGCCACTGAGATCATCTTCATGGAAGATGGCCTCATCGTGGAACAGGGGCCTCCATCAAAGATTCTCTTTTCTGCCGAATGCGCCAGGACCAAAGAATTTTGTTCAAAAATCAATGAACTCTATGGAGAGGCCGGTTAG
- a CDS encoding glycosyltransferase family protein has protein sequence MLSFFTHPKEADLNSSASYKILMYSHDTYGLGHIRRCLAIARSLSKTPANILLLTGSPLAGRFKIPGHIDFVRIPGMIKVTNEQYLPLSMKLDAAEVLEIRKSIILATAKAFRPDFFIVDKAPLGLKREVVDTLRWLKTDFPSCRSILGLRDIMDSAESTIEDWKSKDIYEAMDQLYDEIWVYGCRNFYDPIQEYAIPPHVAEKIYFTGYIPRHVPCREDIQITRRSLGISDNEKLIIVTTGGGGDGQPVVNTFLKAFDSAHGGIPERTRVVIVTGPFISPKDYKEVVKRCESLGFITLKFYRFMERLIGAAQVVVSMGGYNTVCEIASQRKPFLIVPRTVPREEQLIRAQVLCTKGFCDYLHPAELTPAALRQRVLALLHNGSSCREKMGHFPFTALEVIRKRILQHKGGRQV, from the coding sequence ATGCTGAGCTTTTTTACTCATCCGAAAGAAGCGGATTTGAATTCTTCGGCATCATACAAAATTCTCATGTATTCGCACGATACCTACGGTCTGGGCCATATCAGAAGATGCCTGGCCATAGCCCGCAGCCTGAGTAAAACTCCGGCCAACATTCTTCTTCTGACGGGCTCCCCCCTGGCAGGCCGATTCAAGATCCCCGGGCACATCGATTTTGTCCGCATCCCCGGAATGATCAAAGTCACCAACGAGCAATATCTTCCTCTTTCCATGAAGCTGGACGCCGCGGAAGTCCTGGAGATTCGAAAAAGCATTATTCTCGCCACGGCCAAGGCTTTCCGACCGGATTTCTTCATCGTGGACAAAGCGCCGCTGGGCTTGAAACGGGAAGTGGTGGATACTCTGCGCTGGCTCAAAACCGATTTTCCATCCTGCAGGTCCATCCTGGGCCTCAGAGATATTATGGACAGCGCCGAATCCACCATAGAAGACTGGAAGAGCAAAGACATCTACGAAGCCATGGACCAGCTCTACGATGAAATATGGGTCTATGGCTGCAGAAATTTTTACGATCCCATCCAAGAATATGCCATTCCGCCCCATGTGGCCGAAAAAATTTATTTTACGGGCTATATCCCCAGGCACGTTCCATGCCGGGAGGACATTCAGATCACACGCAGGTCACTGGGCATATCCGACAATGAGAAACTCATCATCGTCACGACCGGCGGCGGCGGCGACGGTCAACCGGTCGTAAACACATTTCTCAAAGCCTTCGATTCCGCTCATGGCGGAATTCCGGAACGCACTCGAGTCGTCATCGTGACGGGTCCATTCATTTCCCCCAAGGATTACAAGGAAGTGGTGAAGCGATGTGAATCACTCGGGTTTATCACCCTCAAGTTCTACCGTTTCATGGAACGGCTGATCGGTGCCGCTCAGGTAGTGGTCAGCATGGGCGGATACAACACGGTGTGCGAAATTGCGAGTCAAAGAAAACCTTTTCTCATCGTTCCAAGGACCGTTCCACGTGAAGAACAGCTCATCCGTGCCCAGGTTTTGTGCACCAAAGGTTTTTGCGACTATCTGCACCCCGCGGAATTGACCCCCGCAGCTCTTCGTCAAAGGGTCCTGGCTCTTCTGCACAATGGTTCCTCGTGCCGGGAGAAGATGGGACACTTCCCCTTCACGGCTCTTGAAGTCATTCGCAAGCGCATTCTTCAGCACAAGGGAGGTCGGCAGGTTTGA
- a CDS encoding amino acid ABC transporter permease: MSEGLSAVIHALPYMLQGSFVTVGIVVGAMLFGLALGVPLAVGHVYGSFLVKAGVRIYVWFFRGVPLLVLLFLFYFGFCSLLNINLSAFTVAVIVLGLISAAYQSQIFRGAIASMPAGQLKAAQALGMSDTQAVLFIILPQALRLSIPAWSNEYSIVLKDSAVAYALGVAEIMARTHFVATRTYQHLPLYIAAGMIYLILTYAGTKGLRFLESKTRIHGYSH; this comes from the coding sequence ATGTCTGAAGGACTGAGCGCCGTTATCCATGCCTTGCCCTATATGTTGCAAGGCTCATTTGTGACCGTAGGCATCGTGGTGGGAGCCATGCTGTTCGGCCTTGCCCTGGGAGTGCCGCTCGCCGTAGGGCATGTTTACGGCTCTTTCCTGGTGAAAGCCGGAGTCAGGATCTATGTCTGGTTTTTCCGCGGAGTGCCCCTTCTCGTCCTTCTGTTTCTTTTTTATTTTGGTTTTTGCTCACTCCTGAATATCAATCTTTCCGCCTTTACCGTTGCGGTCATCGTTCTCGGACTGATCAGTGCAGCATATCAGTCTCAAATTTTTCGCGGAGCCATTGCTTCCATGCCGGCAGGCCAGTTGAAGGCTGCGCAGGCCCTCGGCATGAGTGATACCCAGGCGGTCCTGTTCATTATTTTGCCGCAGGCTTTACGCCTTTCCATTCCGGCATGGTCCAACGAATATTCCATTGTTCTGAAGGATTCAGCGGTCGCTTATGCTCTGGGAGTCGCCGAAATCATGGCCCGCACCCATTTTGTGGCTACCAGAACGTATCAGCACCTTCCTCTCTACATTGCCGCGGGAATGATCTATCTCATATTGACTTATGCAGGGACGAAGGGACTTCGGTTTTTGGAAAGCAAAACAAGAATCCATGGCTATTCGCATTGA